In a genomic window of Rhododendron vialii isolate Sample 1 chromosome 12a, ASM3025357v1:
- the LOC131311226 gene encoding uncharacterized protein LOC131311226: MACQPSLVGPPEVYRPRTATPTPAATGNPFVDQMVANFNKKTTVPPPPMIFTENYARTFLSTGNPCLDFFFHVVPNTPPVTLTQRLQSAWDHNPLTALKLVCNLRGVRGTGKSDKEGYYTAALWLHKHHPKTLACNVGPLAEFGYFKDLPEILYRILEGPEVRRQAKMAWMARKSSGGRRMKRGRRGLKMKQSMRKSTPFKRSTPFKSPSTREARVLAAMKRMEIEEVKARESREEKKVAAAKKAIERYNRDPDYKFLYDRISDLFADILKSDIQHFNSNQLNKISLAAKWCPSLDSSFDKATLLCESVAKRVYPCNLYEEYDGVSDAHYAYRVRDRLRKEILVPLRKALELPEVYIGANQWGSIPYNRVASVAMKFYKEKFRKHDKERFEEYLEKVKSGKATIAAGALLPHDIIASLNDMDGGEVAELQWKRMVDDLSKKGKLKNCLAICDVSGSMSGVPMEVSVALGVLVSELSEEPWKGKLITFSQKPTLQMVLGGDLRSKTDFVRTMDWGMNTDFQKVFDLILEVAVNAKLTEEQMIKRVFVFSDMEFDQASARPWETDYQAIVRKFGEKGYGSSVPEIVFWNLRDSRATPVPGNQKGVALVSGFSKNLMTVFLEESGALNPESVMEVAIAGEEYKKLVVLD, translated from the exons ATGGCTTGCCAACCCTCCCTCGTCGGCCCACCAGAAGTCTACCGCCCACGCACCGCCACCCCCACCCCCGCCGCAACCGGCAACCCTTTCGTAGACCAAATGGTGGCCAACTTCAACAAGAAAACCACCGTCCCGCCACCCCCCATGATCTTCACCGAAAACTACGCCCGCACCTTCCTCTCCACCGGCAACCCGTGCCTCGACTTCTTCTTCCACGTGGTGCCCAACACCCCTCCGGTGACCCTGACCCAGCGTCTACAATCTGCGTGGGACCACAATCCTTTGACTGCTCTGAAACTGGTGTGTAACCTGAGGGGCGTACGTGGGACTGGCAAGTCCGACAAGGAAGGGTACTACACGGCGGCGCTGTGGCTGCACAAACACCACCCGAAAACGCTGGCTTGTAACGTGGGGCCGCTGGCTGAGTTTGGGTACTTTAAGGACTTGCCGGAGATTCTGTATAGGATTCTGGAAGGCCCCGAGGTGCGGCGACAGGCGAAGATGGCGTGGATGGCGAGGAAGTCGTCGGGCGGGAGGAGGATGAAGAGAGGAAGAAG GGGGTTGAAGATGAAGCAGTCAATGAGAAAGTCAACGCCGTTTAAGAGGTCAACGCCGTTTAAGTCGCCCTCGACGAGGGAGGCTAGGGTTTTGGCGGCAATGAAGAGGATGGAGATTGAGGAGGTGAAGGCTCGTGAATCGAGGGAGGAGAAGAAGGTTGCTGCAGCGAAAAAGGCCATCGAACGCTACAACCGCGATCCTGATTACAAGTTCCTATACGACCGGATCTCCGATCTCTTTGCTGATATTCTCAAATCCGATATCCAGCACTTCAATTCCAACCAGTTAAACAAAATCAGCCTCGCCGCCAAATGGTGCCCTTCGCTCGACTCCTCGTTCGATAAAGCGACTCTGCTTTGCGAAAGTGTCGCGAAAAGAGTTTACCCCTGCAATTTATATGAAGAATATGACGGCGTTTCAGATGCTCACTACGCTTATCGCGTTCGCGACCGATTGCGTAAGGAAATCCTCGTACCGCTGCGAAAAGCCCTCGAGTTACCCGAGGTTTATATAGGGGCTAATCAGTGGGGTTCTAttccatacaatagggttgccTCTGTGGCGATGAAGTTTTACAAAGAGAAGTTTAGAAAGCACGATAAGGAGCGGTTTGAGGAGTATCTGGAGAAGGTGAAGTCGGGAAAGGCGACAATTGCGGCCGGGGCATTGTTGCCGCACGATATAATTGCGTCGTTGAACGACATGGATGGGGGAGAGGTGGCAGAGCTCCAGTGGAAGAGGATGGTGGATGATTTGTCAAAGAAGGGGAAACTGAAGAATTGTTTGGCTATCTGCGATGTTTCAGGTAGTATGAGTGGGGTTCCAATGGAGGTTTCGGTGGCGCTTGGGGTTTTGGTTTCGGAACTGAGTGAGGAACCGTGGAAAGGGAAGCTGATTACATTCAGTCAGAAGCCGACGCTACAGATGGTTTTAGGTGGTGATTTGAGGTCAAAGACGGATTTTGTGAGGACAATGGATTGGGGAATGAACACTGATTTCCAGAAGGTGTTTGACTTGATACTGGAGGTGGCTGTCAATGCAAAATTAACCGAAGAACAGATGATCAAGAGGGTGTTCGTGTTTAGTGACATGGAGTTTGATCAGGCGTCGGCAAGACCTTGGGAGACGGATTACCAAGCAATTGTGAGGAAGTTTGGGGAGAAGGGATATGGGTCGTCTGTGCCGGAGATTGTGTTTTGGAATCTGAGGGACTCAAGGGCAACCCCAGTGCCTGGGAACCAGAAAGGGGTGGCACTTGTGAGTGGGTTCTCGAAGAATTTGATGACTGTGTTCTTGGAGGAGAGTGGGGCTTTGAATCCTGAGTCTGTCATGGAAGTGGCCATTGCTGGTGAGGAGTATAAGAAACTGGTTGTGCTTGATTGA
- the LOC131311234 gene encoding uncharacterized protein LOC131311234 — translation MMRFCERTQPFVFSQNRMIQRCCNHHVHSPIAKEISLPFSLLGPPEIYCQPTTTTTTTTGDPFTLLGPPEIYRQPTTTGDPFIHEMVTNPNNSATIPPTNMGYTENRSPTFLSTTNPCLDFFFHVVPSTRPKRLTLRLKSAWEHDPLTTLKLVCNLRGVRGTGKSDKEGCYTAALWLHEHHTKTLAGNVGSFAEFGYFKDLPEILYRILEGPEVRREAKKARNSERIKARKSKRMKRAAKLYKSDKMTTFNSETTKEARILVAMKRAEIEEAKAHESREEKRIAAAKKAVERYSHDADYKLLYDRISDVFADFLKSDIQHFNSNQLNKISLAAKWCPSLDSSFDKSTLLCESVAKRVFPHELYEEYDGVSEAHYAFRVRDRLRKEILGPLRKALELPEVYIGANQWGSIPYNRVASVAMKFYKEKFLKHDTERFVEYLANVKAGKATIAAGALLPHDIIASLNDGDGGEVAELQWKRMVDDLSKKGKMKNCLAVSDVSSSMSGIPMEVSVALGVLVSELSEEPWKGKLITFSHNPTLQMVLGDDLRSKTDFVKRMEWGMNTDFQKVFDLILEVAVNGKLTKEQMIKRVFVFSDMEFDKASTTPWETDYQAIVRKFGEKGYGSSVPEIVFWNLRDSKATPVLGNQKGVALVSGFLKNLLTVFLEESGVLNPEAVMEAAISGEEYKKLVVLD, via the exons ATGATGCGATTTTGTGAGAGAACGCAACCTTTTGTTTTCTCGCAAAATCGCATGATCCAAAGGTGTTGTAATCATCACGTCCATTCGCCAATCGCAAAAGAAATATCCCTCCCATTTTCCCTCTTGGGCCCACCGGAGATCTACTGCCAACCCACCACTACGACAACCACCACAACCGGCGACCCATTCACCCTCCTGGGTCCACCGGAAATCTACCGCCAACCCACCACAACCGGTGACCCATTCATCCACGAAATGGTAACCAATCCCAACAACTCTGCCACTATCCCACCAACCAACATGGGCTACACCGAAAACCGGTCCCCCACCTTCCTCTCCACCACTAACCCTTGCCTCGACTTCTTCTTCCACGTGGTGCCTAGCACTCGTCCCAAAAGGTTAACCCTACGTTTAAAGTCGGCGTGGGAACACGACCCTCTGACCACTCTCAAACTGGTGTGTAACCTCAGAGGTGTGCGAGGAACAGGGAAATCAGACAAGGAAGGGTGTTACACAGCCGCGTTATGGCTACACGAACACCACACGAAGACACTGGCTGGTAATGTGGGGTCGTTTGCTGAATTTGGGTACTTCAAGGATTTGCCAGAGATTCTATACCGGATTCTAGAAGGTCCCGAAGTCAGGCGAGAAGCGAAGAAAGCAAGGAACTCGGAAAGGATAAAGGCGAGGAAATCGAAAAGGATGAAGAGAGCGGCTAAGTTGTAT AAGAGCGACAAAATGACAACGTTTAATTCGGAGACGACAAAGGAGGCTAGGATTTTGGTGGCAATGAAGAGGGCAGAGATTGAGGAGGCGAAGGCTCACGAATCGAGGGAGGAGAAGAGGATCGCCGCGGCAAAAAAGGCCGTCGAACGCTACAGCCACGATGCTGATTACAAGTTACTCTACGATCGAATCTCCGATGTATTCGCTGATTTTCTCAAATCGGATATTCAGCACTTCAACTCCAACCAGTTGAACAAAATCAGCCTCGCTGCCAAATGGTGCCCTTCTCTCGACTCCTCGTTTGATAAATCGACTCTACTTTGTGAAAGCGTCGCGAAAAGAGTTTTCCCTCATGAATTATACGAAGAGTATGACGGTGTTTCAGAAGCGCACTACGCTTTCCGAGTTCGCGACCGATTACGTAAGGAAATCCTCGGACCGTTGCGAAAAGCCCTAGAGTTACCCGAGGTTTATATAGGGGCTAATCAGTGGGGTTCTATTCCGTACAACAGGGTTGCCAGCGTGGCAATGAAGTTTTATAAAGAGAAGTTTTTAAAGCACGATACGGAACGGTTTGTGGAGTATTTGGCAAACGTGAAGGCTGGAAAGGCGACCATTGCGGCCGGGGCGTTGTTGCCGCACGACATCATAGCATCGTTAAATGACGGGGATGGGGGAGAGGTGGCAGAGCTTCAGTGGAAGAGGATGGTGGATGATTTGTCAAAGAAGGGGAAAATGAAGAACTGTTTGGCTGTTAGCGACGTTTCGAGTAGTATGAGTGGGATACCAATGGAGGTTTCGGTTGCGCTTGGGGTTTTGGTTTCTGAACTGAGTGAAGAGCCGTGGAAAGGGAAGCTTATTACGTTCAGTCATAACCCGACACTTCAGATGGTTTTAGGCGATGATTTGAGGTCAAAGACGGATTTTGTGAAGAGAATGGAGTGGGGGATGAACACTGATTTCCAGAAGGTGTTTGACTTGATACTGGAAGTGGCTGTCAATGGGAAATTAACCAAAGAACAGATGATCAAGAGGGTGTTTGTGTTTAGTGACATGGAGTTTGACAAGGCGTCGACGACACCTTGGGAGACGGATTACCAGGCGATTGTAAGGAAGTTTGGGGAGAAGGGGTACGGGTCGTCTGTGCCGGAGATTGTGTTTTGGAATCTGAGGGACTCGAAGGCGACTCCGGTGCTTGGGAACCAGAAAGGGGTGGCGCTTGTGAGCGGGTTTTTGAAGAATTTGTTGACCGTGTTTTTGGAGGAGAGTGGGGTATTAAATCCTGAGGCTGTCATGGAAGCGGCCATTTCTGGTGAGGAGTATAAGAAACTGGTTGTGCTTGATTGA
- the LOC131311233 gene encoding pollen-specific leucine-rich repeat extensin-like protein 3 isoform X2, giving the protein MSEAFHTGHEGPAPPHPPGHEPPSPPPPSHGPTIVGSDGHPPPHPENVHHLHHHHHQEEPPPPPPPPVPAEEPPVITIDDHLPPPEHVHHHQPPPQEETGCSAFLRGCWAALCGR; this is encoded by the exons ATGTCCGAGGCTTTTCACACCGGCCATGAAGGCCCAGCTCCTCCGCATCCACCAG GACATGAACCGCCGTCGCCGCCTCCGCCGTCTCACGGCCCAACGATCGTGGGTAGTGATGGCCACCCTCCTCCGCACCCTGAAAACgtgcaccacctccaccaccaccaccaccaggaGGAGCCACCccctccgcctccgcctccgGTTCCTGCTGAAGAGCCCCCAGTTATAACTATTGACGACCACCTTCCACCACCTGAACACGTGCACCACCATCAGCCGCCGCCGCAGGAGGAAACTGGTTGTTCTGCTTTCCTGAGAGGCTG TTGGGCTGCCCTCTGTGGCCGCTGA
- the LOC131311233 gene encoding pollen-specific leucine-rich repeat extensin-like protein 3 isoform X1, producing the protein MSEAFHTGHEGPAPPHPPGHEPPSPPPPSHGPTIVGSDGHPPPHPENVHHLHHHHHQEEPPPPPPPPVPAEEPPVITIDDHLPPPEHVHHHQPPPQEETGCSAFLRGWFVLSLSLSN; encoded by the exons ATGTCCGAGGCTTTTCACACCGGCCATGAAGGCCCAGCTCCTCCGCATCCACCAG GACATGAACCGCCGTCGCCGCCTCCGCCGTCTCACGGCCCAACGATCGTGGGTAGTGATGGCCACCCTCCTCCGCACCCTGAAAACgtgcaccacctccaccaccaccaccaccaggaGGAGCCACCccctccgcctccgcctccgGTTCCTGCTGAAGAGCCCCCAGTTATAACTATTGACGACCACCTTCCACCACCTGAACACGTGCACCACCATCAGCCGCCGCCGCAGGAGGAAACTGGTTGTTCTGCTTTCCTGAGAGGCTGGTTTgtgctctctctttctctctcaaattaG